One Campylobacter lari DNA segment encodes these proteins:
- a CDS encoding bifunctional thiol oxidoreductase: MKKSLALLTLASSLFAASNEEIINFFKKNPNLSNANISVSSREKIPDTNFEAVIVNFEISGKNFQEIVFTQDNIITTEVIDVKKGEFYSQVYQAKLMEKQQAEFSKKALVELKKEKMFVSLGDKNKPLLYVFSDPECPYCRMHLDKIEETLKTHQVKFILTPIHDTSAFEKSALIYKESKNAKDDAQKIAIMKKYYDKNLKDYKKPSEAEVKAVRETFAKYSKLGLRAVPTIIDAQK; the protein is encoded by the coding sequence ATGAAAAAATCTCTAGCTCTTTTAACTCTTGCTAGCTCTTTATTTGCTGCAAGTAATGAAGAAATTATTAATTTTTTTAAGAAAAATCCAAATTTATCAAATGCAAATATTAGTGTTTCTAGTAGAGAAAAAATTCCTGATACTAACTTTGAAGCTGTGATAGTTAATTTTGAAATTAGTGGTAAAAATTTCCAAGAAATCGTTTTTACTCAAGATAATATCATCACAACCGAAGTAATTGATGTAAAAAAAGGTGAGTTTTATTCTCAAGTTTATCAAGCAAAACTCATGGAAAAACAACAAGCTGAATTTTCAAAAAAAGCTCTAGTGGAACTTAAAAAAGAAAAAATGTTTGTTTCTTTAGGCGATAAAAACAAACCTTTACTTTATGTATTTAGCGATCCTGAATGTCCATATTGTAGAATGCATTTAGATAAGATAGAAGAAACACTAAAAACTCATCAAGTTAAATTTATCTTAACCCCTATCCATGATACAAGCGCATTTGAAAAATCTGCATTAATTTATAAAGAAAGTAAAAATGCTAAAGATGATGCACAAAAAATTGCTATCATGAAAAAATACTATGATAAAAATTTAAAAGATTATAAAAAACCTAGTGAAGCTGAGGTTAAAGCGGTAAGAGAAACTTTTGCAAAATACTCTAAACTTGGTCTTCGTGCCGTACCAACCATAATCGATGCTCAAAAATAA
- the gdhA gene encoding NADP-specific glutamate dehydrogenase, whose protein sequence is MSTAKQYINETLEKIQTISPRQPIFFQAATEVLNSLEPLLESNKTYQDHAILERIVMPEKTTIFRVVYINDAGKAQTHFGYRVQFNSSLGPYKGGIRFHPSVNLDVLKFLGFEQIFKNSLTGLMIGGAKGGVNFDPKGKSEAEIMRFCQAFMAELSKIIGASTDVPAGDIGVGAREIGYMFGAYKKISSNFDGTLTGKKIPWGGSLVRTEATGYGCVYFTQEMLAKYNNALEGKECAVSGSGNVAIYTIEKLHQLGAKAITISDSDGFVYDKDGIDLDLLKEIKEVKRARVSDYAALKKGAIFTPKSAYKQGCNGVWSIPCDIAFPSATQNELNLEDIKTLYHNGCRMVAEGANMPSTLEAIDFMLNQKDFLFAPAKAANAGGVATSQLEMQQNASMCQWSFEEVDAKLHKIMKNIFENSYECAKAYNHEGNLVVGSNIAGFKKVADAMIDHGYI, encoded by the coding sequence ATGAGTACGGCTAAACAATATATCAATGAAACTTTAGAAAAAATTCAAACAATTTCCCCAAGACAACCCATATTTTTTCAAGCAGCAACTGAGGTATTAAATTCCTTAGAGCCTTTACTTGAATCTAATAAAACCTACCAAGATCATGCGATATTAGAGCGTATTGTAATGCCTGAAAAAACAACTATATTTAGAGTTGTATATATCAATGATGCAGGTAAAGCTCAAACACATTTTGGCTATAGAGTGCAGTTTAACTCTAGTTTAGGTCCTTATAAAGGTGGGATTAGATTTCATCCTAGTGTGAATTTAGATGTTTTGAAATTTTTAGGTTTTGAGCAAATTTTTAAAAATTCTTTAACAGGGTTGATGATAGGCGGTGCTAAAGGTGGAGTAAATTTTGATCCTAAGGGTAAAAGCGAAGCAGAAATTATGCGTTTTTGTCAAGCTTTTATGGCTGAACTTTCAAAAATCATAGGTGCAAGCACTGATGTGCCAGCGGGCGATATAGGGGTTGGTGCTAGGGAAATTGGATATATGTTTGGAGCTTATAAGAAAATTAGCTCTAATTTTGATGGAACTTTAACGGGAAAGAAAATTCCATGGGGTGGAAGCTTAGTAAGAACAGAAGCAACAGGATATGGTTGCGTGTATTTTACCCAAGAAATGCTAGCAAAATATAACAATGCATTAGAAGGAAAAGAGTGTGCAGTTTCAGGTAGTGGAAATGTGGCAATTTATACCATAGAAAAATTACATCAACTTGGCGCAAAAGCAATCACAATAAGCGATAGTGATGGATTTGTTTATGATAAAGATGGAATAGATTTAGATTTATTAAAAGAAATTAAAGAAGTAAAAAGAGCTAGAGTGAGTGATTATGCAGCGCTTAAAAAAGGTGCTATTTTTACTCCAAAAAGCGCGTATAAACAAGGTTGTAATGGAGTATGGAGCATACCTTGTGATATAGCTTTTCCAAGCGCTACGCAAAATGAGTTAAATTTAGAAGATATTAAAACCTTATATCACAATGGTTGTCGTATGGTAGCAGAGGGAGCTAATATGCCAAGCACACTTGAAGCGATTGATTTTATGTTAAATCAAAAAGACTTTTTATTTGCTCCAGCTAAGGCTGCAAATGCAGGCGGTGTAGCGACTTCTCAACTTGAAATGCAGCAAAACGCAAGTATGTGTCAATGGAGTTTTGAGGAAGTTGATGCAAAATTGCATAAGATTATGAAAAATATTTTTGAAAATTCATACGAGTGTGCAAAAGCTTATAATCATGAAGGAAATTTAGTAGTAGGTTCAAACATAGCAGGCTTTAAAAAAGTGGCTGATGCGATGATTGATCATGGTTATATTTAA
- a CDS encoding MqnA/MqnD/SBP family protein: MVFGKIDYLNLLPLHIYLKKTAFPSYVKQTTEYKKGVPSKLNRHLYFRRIDAAIISSIESRRKKYKTLNVGICASKKVKSVLVKKHSQSKEDASSATSNALAKVLKQKGEVIIGDKALKLYLQNPKDYIDLCELWYEKTKLPFVFARFSCVKNFSIYKRMMKNFTKSKIFIPQYILLDYSKSRNLSQKEISAYLKLIYYKIGTKEQMALKKFLAKTNSKIL; the protein is encoded by the coding sequence ATGGTTTTTGGAAAGATAGATTATCTTAATTTACTCCCTTTGCATATCTATCTTAAAAAAACAGCTTTTCCTAGCTATGTTAAGCAAACTACAGAATACAAAAAAGGGGTTCCTAGTAAGCTAAATCGCCATTTGTATTTTAGACGCATTGATGCAGCGATTATTTCAAGTATTGAAAGTCGTAGAAAAAAATACAAAACCTTAAATGTGGGAATTTGCGCAAGCAAAAAGGTAAAAAGCGTTTTAGTGAAAAAACATTCTCAAAGCAAAGAAGATGCAAGCTCTGCAACTTCTAATGCTCTTGCAAAAGTTTTAAAGCAAAAAGGGGAGGTTATCATCGGTGATAAGGCTTTAAAACTTTATTTGCAAAATCCAAAAGATTATATTGATTTGTGTGAATTATGGTATGAAAAGACAAAACTACCTTTTGTTTTTGCACGTTTTTCTTGTGTTAAAAATTTTTCTATTTATAAAAGAATGATGAAAAATTTCACAAAAAGTAAAATTTTCATTCCACAATATATTTTGCTAGATTATTCTAAATCAAGAAATCTTTCTCAAAAGGAAATTAGTGCATACTTAAAGCTAATTTACTACAAAATAGGAACAAAGGAGCAAATGGCGCTAAAAAAATTTTTAGCTAAAACAAACAGCAAGATACTATAA
- a CDS encoding malic enzyme-like NAD(P)-binding protein, with protein sequence MNLKEEALEYHLGGKVDIIARKPMDSAHDLSLAYSPGVAEPCVEIAKDETLAYKYTNKANLVAIVSDGSAVLGLGNIGASASKPVMEGKACLFKKFANVNAYDLEINAHSVDGIVTFCKAIAPTFGGINLEDISAPKCFEIEAALQDLGIPVMHDDQHGTAIISTAGLMNAMEISGKKFEDIKVVVSGAGAAGIASARMYRNLGVKNIVLVDSKGVINTQRDDLNKYKLEFVSDTKDSTLREALKGADVFLGLSAPKILDDEMILSMAKDPVIFALANPVPEVMPEDVKRVRNDAIVGTGRSDYPNQINNVLGFPFIFRGALDVKATKITENMKVAAAKALADLAKLEVTDEVKQAYGVEELSFGRDYVIPKPFDSRVKAVVSAAVAKAAVEDGVALVKEFDYQKYLASLQ encoded by the coding sequence ATGAATTTAAAAGAAGAGGCTCTAGAATACCACTTAGGCGGTAAAGTAGATATTATTGCGAGAAAGCCTATGGATAGTGCGCATGATTTATCTTTAGCTTATTCTCCAGGGGTTGCTGAACCTTGTGTTGAGATAGCAAAAGATGAAACCTTAGCTTATAAATACACTAATAAAGCAAATTTAGTTGCCATAGTAAGTGATGGTAGTGCGGTTTTGGGACTTGGTAATATAGGAGCAAGCGCAAGTAAGCCCGTGATGGAAGGAAAGGCTTGTTTGTTTAAAAAATTTGCTAATGTTAATGCTTATGATTTAGAAATTAATGCTCATAGTGTAGATGGGATTGTTACCTTTTGTAAAGCTATAGCGCCTACTTTTGGAGGAATTAATTTAGAAGATATTTCGGCACCAAAATGCTTTGAAATAGAAGCTGCTTTGCAAGATCTTGGAATTCCAGTAATGCATGATGATCAACACGGAACTGCAATCATTTCTACAGCAGGATTAATGAATGCTATGGAAATTAGTGGTAAAAAATTTGAAGATATTAAAGTAGTAGTAAGTGGTGCGGGTGCAGCGGGTATTGCAAGTGCTAGAATGTATAGAAATTTAGGGGTTAAGAATATCGTTTTAGTAGATAGCAAAGGTGTGATTAATACCCAAAGAGATGATTTAAATAAATACAAACTAGAATTTGTGAGCGATACCAAAGATAGTACTTTAAGAGAGGCTTTAAAAGGTGCTGATGTGTTTTTGGGTTTGAGTGCACCTAAGATTTTAGATGATGAGATGATTTTAAGTATGGCTAAAGATCCTGTGATTTTTGCACTAGCTAATCCTGTGCCTGAAGTAATGCCTGAAGATGTTAAAAGGGTTAGAAATGATGCTATAGTTGGAACAGGTAGAAGTGATTATCCAAATCAAATTAACAATGTTTTAGGTTTTCCTTTTATTTTTAGAGGAGCCTTAGATGTAAAAGCGACTAAAATCACTGAAAATATGAAAGTAGCTGCTGCTAAAGCTTTAGCTGATTTAGCTAAGCTTGAAGTAACTGATGAGGTAAAACAAGCTTATGGGGTAGAAGAGCTTAGCTTTGGTAGAGACTATGTTATACCAAAACCATTTGATAGTAGGGTAAAAGCTGTAGTTAGTGCTGCTGTGGCAAAAGCTGCAGTTGAAGATGGAGTGGCTTTGGTAAAAGAATTTGACTATCAAAAATATCTAGCAAGCTTACAATAG
- the gltX gene encoding glutamate--tRNA ligase: MQEITTRFAPSPTGYLHIGGLRTALYNYLYARKNKGKFLLRIEDTDLKRNSQEATQAIIEAFKWCGLDYDGTIEYQSQRFDIYKKYIQKLLDEGKAYYCYMSKEELDELRAKQEAAKERPKYDGRYRDFKGTPPSGIEPVVRIKAPQSGEIKFIDGIKGEVSFKAEDILDDFVIARSDGSPIYNLTVVIDDALMGVSDVIRGDDHLSNTPKQIVLYEALGFKIPKFYHVAMIHGEDGKKLSKRHGATDVMEYKNMGILPQALLNFLVRLGWSHGDDEIFSLESMQELFDPNHINKSASCYNFKKLEWLNAHYIKTLSFEEINRQLKDLGFDLSQYEKADFLLDMLRERAKTLHDIISGAKVLLNDPKEYDQKAVDKFLNVTNLTYLEKYAMVLNEQKNACEFEELTNQFLEENNLKLKDLAQAIRIALTGSSVSPSIFEVLEFLGVQKAKLRIENLLTYMKGK, from the coding sequence ATGCAAGAAATCACAACGCGTTTTGCTCCTTCCCCAACAGGATATTTGCACATAGGGGGTCTTAGAACGGCTTTATATAATTATCTTTATGCGAGAAAAAATAAGGGTAAATTTTTATTGCGTATTGAAGATACGGATTTAAAAAGAAATTCACAAGAAGCTACACAAGCTATTATAGAAGCATTTAAATGGTGTGGGCTTGATTATGATGGTACGATTGAGTATCAATCTCAAAGATTTGATATTTATAAAAAATATATTCAAAAATTACTAGATGAGGGTAAGGCTTATTATTGTTATATGAGCAAAGAAGAGCTTGATGAGTTAAGAGCTAAGCAAGAAGCAGCTAAAGAGCGCCCAAAATATGATGGTAGATATAGAGATTTTAAAGGAACTCCTCCAAGTGGTATTGAGCCTGTGGTACGTATTAAAGCGCCGCAAAGTGGAGAGATTAAATTTATAGATGGTATTAAAGGCGAGGTTAGTTTTAAGGCTGAAGATATTTTAGATGATTTTGTAATTGCAAGAAGCGATGGTAGCCCAATTTACAATTTAACCGTTGTAATTGATGATGCGCTAATGGGTGTGAGTGATGTTATAAGAGGAGATGATCATTTATCAAATACTCCAAAACAAATCGTTCTTTATGAGGCACTAGGCTTTAAAATTCCTAAATTTTATCATGTGGCTATGATACATGGTGAAGATGGTAAAAAACTTTCTAAACGTCATGGAGCAACCGATGTGATGGAGTATAAAAATATGGGGATTTTACCTCAAGCCCTGCTAAATTTCTTAGTGCGTCTTGGTTGGAGTCATGGTGATGATGAAATTTTTTCTTTAGAAAGTATGCAAGAGCTTTTTGATCCAAATCATATTAATAAAAGTGCTTCTTGCTATAATTTTAAAAAGCTAGAATGGCTTAATGCTCATTATATTAAAACTTTATCTTTTGAAGAAATCAATAGACAATTAAAAGATTTAGGTTTTGATTTAAGTCAGTATGAAAAAGCGGACTTTTTGCTAGATATGTTAAGAGAGAGAGCTAAAACCTTGCATGATATCATTAGCGGGGCCAAAGTGTTACTAAATGACCCAAAAGAATACGATCAAAAGGCTGTAGATAAATTTCTTAATGTAACAAATTTAACTTATTTGGAAAAATACGCTATGGTTTTAAATGAGCAAAAAAATGCTTGTGAATTTGAAGAATTAACCAATCAATTCTTAGAAGAAAATAATCTTAAGTTAAAAGATCTAGCTCAAGCTATACGCATTGCACTCACTGGAAGCTCGGTAAGTCCTAGTATATTTGAAGTATTAGAATTTTTAGGAGTGCAAAAAGCTAAGCTTAGAATAGAAAATTTACTAACTTACATGAAGGGGAAATAA
- a CDS encoding peptidylprolyl isomerase, whose protein sequence is MRKFLISCCFTANILYAQTLGGVAMVVENQPITLYDIEQTMKELKTNDKQKAIAFLVDDKVQQSEAKKLGIYISTFELNEKLAQIAKGNKTDINGLQTKIEKDGLSFEVFKNKVRKDLEREKLYRSIMQNAKINIDDQALKHFYESNLDKFSTFSNIDLVVYNSTNPELLQQLAQNPMYKNSQIKSKAISLNAASIDPRLLALLNNTKIGEFTPVLNGENAYIVYFVKEKYGKNPIEFDLIKDQVSNVYTLTQREQALKNHLDKIRANAHIEELR, encoded by the coding sequence ATGAGAAAATTTTTAATATCTTGTTGTTTTACTGCAAATATTTTATATGCTCAAACTCTTGGTGGTGTGGCAATGGTAGTAGAAAATCAACCTATCACTCTTTATGATATAGAACAAACCATGAAAGAACTAAAAACTAATGACAAGCAAAAGGCTATAGCATTTTTAGTAGATGATAAGGTTCAACAAAGCGAAGCTAAAAAACTAGGGATTTATATAAGTACTTTTGAACTCAATGAAAAATTAGCCCAAATAGCAAAAGGCAATAAAACCGATATTAATGGTTTGCAAACAAAAATAGAAAAGGATGGTTTAAGTTTTGAAGTTTTTAAAAATAAGGTTAGAAAAGATCTTGAAAGAGAAAAACTTTATAGGAGTATAATGCAAAATGCGAAAATCAACATTGATGATCAAGCGTTAAAGCATTTTTATGAAAGCAATCTTGATAAATTTAGCACTTTTTCAAATATAGACTTAGTTGTTTATAATTCTACTAATCCTGAGCTTTTACAGCAACTTGCACAAAATCCTATGTATAAAAACTCTCAAATTAAATCAAAAGCCATTAGTTTAAATGCGGCTAGTATAGATCCAAGATTACTTGCTTTGTTAAATAATACCAAAATAGGAGAATTTACTCCAGTATTAAATGGTGAAAATGCCTATATAGTATATTTTGTAAAAGAAAAATATGGTAAAAACCCTATCGAATTTGACTTAATCAAAGATCAAGTTAGCAATGTCTATACTCTAACCCAAAGAGAACAAGCCTTAAAAAATCATCTTGATAAAATAAGAGCAAACGCTCATATAGAAGAATTAAGATAG
- a CDS encoding acetyl-CoA carboxylase biotin carboxylase subunit has product MEIKKVLIANRGEIALRALRTVKEMGKKAICVYSTADKDALYLKYADASICIGNARSSESYLNIPAIISAAEISEADAIFPGYGFLSENQNFVEICAKHNIKFIGPSVAAMALMSDKSKAKQVMQRAGVPVIPGSDGALGGVEAAKKLAKEIGYPVILKAAAGGGGRGMRVVEDEKDLEKAYWSAESEAMSAFGDGTMYMEKYIQNPRHIEVQIIGDSFGNVIHLGERDCSMQRRHQKLIEESPAILLDEKTRARLHETAVKAAKAIDYEGAGTFEFLVDKNLDFYFIEMNTRLQVEHCVSEMVSGVDIIELMIKVAEGYPLPKQEEIKLKGHSIECRITAEDSKTFLPCPGKITKYVAPAGRNVRMESHCYQDYSVPPYYDSMIGKLVVWGEDRNTAIAKMKIALQELIVGGIKTTKDFHLAMMDNADFINNNYDTNYLSRH; this is encoded by the coding sequence ATGGAAATTAAAAAAGTTTTAATAGCAAATCGTGGAGAAATTGCATTAAGAGCTTTAAGAACTGTAAAAGAAATGGGAAAAAAAGCAATTTGTGTGTATTCTACTGCAGATAAAGATGCTTTGTATTTAAAATATGCTGATGCGAGTATTTGTATAGGAAATGCTAGAAGTTCAGAAAGTTATTTAAATATCCCAGCTATTATTAGTGCGGCTGAAATTAGCGAAGCGGATGCGATTTTTCCAGGATATGGATTTTTAAGTGAAAATCAAAATTTTGTTGAAATTTGCGCAAAACACAACATTAAATTCATAGGCCCTTCAGTTGCTGCTATGGCGCTAATGAGTGATAAAAGTAAAGCAAAACAAGTAATGCAAAGAGCAGGTGTGCCTGTAATCCCAGGAAGCGATGGAGCTTTAGGTGGGGTTGAGGCAGCTAAAAAACTTGCTAAAGAAATAGGCTATCCTGTGATTTTAAAAGCAGCAGCAGGCGGTGGTGGCCGTGGTATGCGTGTAGTTGAAGATGAAAAAGATTTGGAAAAAGCTTATTGGTCAGCAGAAAGTGAAGCTATGAGTGCTTTTGGAGATGGTACTATGTATATGGAAAAATACATCCAAAATCCACGTCATATAGAAGTGCAGATTATAGGAGATAGCTTTGGTAATGTGATACATTTGGGTGAGAGAGATTGCTCTATGCAAAGACGCCATCAAAAGCTTATAGAAGAATCTCCCGCAATTTTACTAGATGAAAAAACAAGAGCAAGACTTCATGAAACAGCAGTTAAAGCTGCTAAGGCTATTGATTATGAAGGTGCGGGAACTTTTGAATTTTTAGTAGATAAAAATTTAGATTTTTATTTTATTGAAATGAATACGCGCTTGCAAGTTGAGCATTGTGTGAGTGAGATGGTAAGTGGGGTGGATATTATCGAACTTATGATTAAAGTAGCAGAAGGGTATCCTTTACCAAAACAAGAAGAAATTAAACTTAAAGGCCATTCTATAGAGTGTAGAATCACTGCAGAAGATTCTAAAACTTTCTTGCCTTGCCCAGGTAAAATCACAAAATACGTAGCTCCAGCAGGACGCAATGTAAGAATGGAAAGTCATTGCTATCAAGATTATAGCGTACCTCCATATTATGATTCTATGATTGGAAAATTAGTTGTATGGGGAGAAGATAGAAACACAGCTATAGCTAAAATGAAAATAGCCTTGCAAGAGCTTATTGTAGGTGGGATTAAAACAACAAAAGATTTTCATTTAGCGATGATGGATAATGCAGATTTTATCAATAATAATTATGATACAAATTATCTTTCAAGACATTAA
- the accB gene encoding acetyl-CoA carboxylase biotin carboxyl carrier protein: MTKEEIKELMQLFAEANISKIKIKEQDGFEIELERDMCCELPAPAPVAPAPQPINVNVVNETKASSNSSNKPTINSPMVGTFYQAPSPGAAPFAKAGQTIKKGSTIAIIEAMKIMNEIEAEYDCRIVEVLVADGQPVEFGMPLFVVEKL, from the coding sequence ATGACAAAAGAAGAAATCAAAGAATTAATGCAACTTTTTGCAGAAGCAAATATAAGCAAAATTAAAATAAAAGAACAAGATGGATTTGAAATAGAACTAGAAAGAGATATGTGTTGTGAATTACCAGCTCCAGCTCCTGTTGCTCCAGCTCCACAGCCAATTAATGTAAATGTAGTTAATGAAACCAAAGCAAGCTCAAACTCTTCTAATAAGCCAACTATCAACAGCCCTATGGTAGGTACTTTTTATCAAGCTCCAAGCCCAGGTGCAGCGCCTTTTGCTAAAGCAGGACAAACTATTAAAAAAGGAAGCACTATAGCAATTATTGAGGCAATGAAAATCATGAATGAAATCGAAGCTGAATATGATTGTAGGATAGTAGAAGTATTAGTTGCAGATGGTCAGCCTGTAGAATTTGGTATGCCTTTATTTGTGGTGGAGAAATTATAA
- the dcd gene encoding dCTP deaminase, whose product MGLKADNWIKKMALEHNMIEPFCEANIGKGIVSYGLSSYGYDIRVGREFKIFTNVNSTVVDPKNFVEENVVDFVGDVCIVPANSFALARTVEYFKMPNDVLAICLGKSTYARCGIIVNVTPFEPGFEGHITIEISNTTPLPAKIYANEGIAQVLFLQGDEPCDVTYADKKGKYQAQTGITLPRILK is encoded by the coding sequence ATGGGCTTAAAAGCAGATAATTGGATCAAAAAAATGGCATTAGAGCACAATATGATAGAGCCATTTTGTGAAGCAAATATAGGTAAAGGTATAGTTAGTTATGGGCTTTCAAGCTATGGATATGATATAAGAGTTGGAAGAGAATTTAAAATTTTTACCAATGTAAATTCTACTGTTGTAGATCCTAAAAATTTTGTAGAAGAAAATGTAGTAGATTTTGTAGGTGATGTATGTATAGTACCTGCAAATTCTTTCGCACTTGCAAGAACGGTTGAGTATTTTAAAATGCCAAATGATGTTTTAGCAATTTGTCTTGGCAAAAGTACTTATGCAAGATGTGGTATTATAGTAAATGTAACCCCTTTTGAGCCAGGTTTTGAAGGACATATCACTATAGAAATTTCAAACACCACTCCACTACCTGCTAAAATTTATGCCAATGAAGGCATAGCTCAAGTTTTATTTTTACAAGGAGATGAGCCTTGTGATGTAACATATGCTGATAAAAAAGGCAAATACCAAGCCCAAACAGGTATAACCTTACCAAGAATTTTAAAATAA
- the pseB gene encoding UDP-N-acetylglucosamine 4,6-dehydratase (inverting), which translates to MFNGKSILITGGTGSFGKTYTKTLLQKYKPKKIIIYSRDELKQFEMAREFNDTCMRYFIGDVRDKERLSIAMKDVDFVIHAAAMKHVPIAEYNPMECIKTNIHGAQNVIDACLENNVEKCIALSTDKACNPINLYGATKLASDKLFVAANNIAGNSHTKFSVTRYGNVVGSRGSVIPFFKKLINEGAKELPITDERMTRFWISLEDGVNFVLNNFAYMHGGEIFVPKIPSMKIVDLAKTMAPNLAHKIIGIRAGEKLHEIMISSDDSHLTYEFENYYAISPSIKFTNMEIDFSINAKGQKGKKVSNGFSYSSDNNKEWISQEELLNIINHTELEK; encoded by the coding sequence ATGTTTAATGGAAAAAGCATTTTAATTACTGGTGGCACAGGAAGTTTTGGAAAAACTTATACTAAAACTTTACTTCAAAAATACAAACCTAAAAAAATCATCATTTATTCACGCGATGAACTCAAACAATTTGAAATGGCGAGAGAATTTAATGATACTTGCATGCGTTATTTCATAGGTGATGTAAGAGATAAAGAAAGATTAAGTATAGCAATGAAAGATGTTGATTTTGTCATTCATGCAGCTGCTATGAAACATGTGCCAATTGCAGAATATAATCCAATGGAATGTATAAAAACTAATATCCATGGAGCACAAAATGTAATCGATGCGTGTTTGGAAAATAATGTAGAAAAATGTATCGCCCTTTCAACCGATAAAGCATGTAATCCTATTAATTTATATGGAGCTACAAAGCTTGCAAGCGATAAGCTTTTTGTAGCAGCAAATAACATAGCAGGAAATTCGCATACTAAATTTAGCGTTACAAGATATGGCAATGTAGTGGGCTCAAGAGGCTCTGTTATACCATTTTTTAAAAAGCTAATCAATGAAGGCGCTAAAGAACTTCCTATCACAGATGAGAGAATGACAAGATTTTGGATATCTTTAGAAGATGGGGTTAATTTCGTGCTGAATAATTTTGCTTATATGCATGGAGGGGAAATTTTCGTGCCAAAAATTCCTTCTATGAAAATTGTTGATTTAGCTAAAACTATGGCTCCTAATTTAGCTCATAAAATCATAGGTATAAGAGCAGGTGAAAAACTACATGAAATTATGATTTCAAGTGATGATAGTCATCTAACTTATGAATTTGAAAATTATTATGCCATTAGTCCAAGTATTAAATTTACTAATATGGAAATTGATTTTAGTATAAATGCAAAAGGGCAAAAGGGCAAAAAAGTTTCTAATGGTTTTTCTTATAGCTCTGATAATAATAAAGAATGGATTAGTCAAGAAGAGCTTTTGAATATAATAAATCATACAGAGCTTGAAAAATGA